The genome window ATTCACGCTGATTGCCAACTGCCATGAGCTTGTTCTTGCTCTTTTTGATGCGCGCGGAGTCGTCATCAATCTCGAGCGAGAGGCGCTTTTGCTGATCCTGAAGGTGCGAAAGCTTGTCCAGAATGTAGTTGCGCTGGGTTTCGATGGCGGCAAAACGCTGCTCAAGGGAAACAAGCTCGCTCGGGGCGCTGCTCAGGTCCTGCTTGACGGCGTGGATGGCGTCATCGACCTTCTGCAACTCAACAAGCTGCTTGATCTGGTCAAAATATACGGCATTGCTCATGAGAGTCCTCCTGATAAAATCATGACAGGGCAACAGGGCGGAAGGGCGAGGCGGAAGGAACAAAAAACACTTCCGTCTCTGGCAGGCGCTGTTGCAGCAACCGGCTCATGCGCAGCATCATTTCTTCCTCAAGGCTGTGGTGCCCCACATCCAGAAGGCAGATTTCCGCGGCAAGCGCCGTGTGGTATTTGACATCACCGGTTATGAAAAGCTGCGCATCGGCAGCTTGCGCCGCGCCGAGCAGCGATGAACCCGAACCCGTGCAGTAGGCCACGCGGGTAATTGTTTGCGGCTCCGGCCCACTCACTGTGGCTGTGGCAAGGGGGGCGTTGCGGGCAATGATGCCTGCAATCTGCGCCACGGTCATGGGCATTGGCAGATCGCCCGCAAGGCCGAAGCCCAGCGGCAGATCCTCGCCCACAGCCGGGGCCACA of uncultured Desulfovibrio sp. contains these proteins:
- a CDS encoding Nif3-like dinuclear metal center hexameric protein, whose protein sequence is MQPIEIIEAIEEIAPLAAAAGWDVSGQQVAAHRQDVARLAVCLDPTPASVRTALEKGAQFVLSHHPLLLKAMLPNRLDDYHEVLRLLFQADVPLYAAHTSLDVNAYGPAGWLARALELRNLAVLEPVAPAVGEDLPLGFGLAGDLPMPMTVAQIAGIIARNAPLATATVSGPEPQTITRVAYCTGSGSSLLGAAQAADAQLFITGDVKYHTALAAEICLLDVGHHSLEEEMMLRMSRLLQQRLPETEVFFVPSASPFRPVALS